A window from Salminus brasiliensis chromosome 7, fSalBra1.hap2, whole genome shotgun sequence encodes these proteins:
- the LOC140559964 gene encoding actin-related protein 2/3 complex subunit 2-A gives MILLEINNRIIEETLSLKFESASNGNKPEAVEVTFADFDGVLYHISNPNGDKTKVMVSISLKFYKELQEHGADELLKRVYGNFLVAPESGYNVSLLFDLEALPVNKEDIVHQAGMLKRNCFASVFEKYFKFQEEGKEGEKRAVVHYRDDESMYLEAKKDRVTVVFSTVFKDDDDVIIGKVFMQEFKEGRRASHTAPQVLFSHREPPLELKDTDAAVGDNIGYITFVLFPRHTNANARDNTINLIHTFRDYLHYHIKCSKAYIHTRMRAKTSDFLKVLNRARPDAEKKEMKTISGKTFSR, from the exons ATGATTCTTCTGGAAATTAACAACCGGATCATAGAGGAGACGTTGTCTCTGAAATTTGAGAGCGCATCAAACGG TAATAAACCAGAGGCAGTGGAAGTCACTTTTGCTG ACTTTGATGGTGTCCTCTACCACATCTCAAACCCAAATGGAGACAAGACAAAAGTTATGGTCAGCATCTCTCTCAAATTCTACAAGGAGCTGCAGGAACATGGAGCTGATGAG CTTTTGAAGAGAGTCTACGGAAATTTCCTTGTGGCACCTGAGTCAG GCTACAACGTGTCCTTACTTTTTGACCTGGAAGCGCTTCCTGTGAACAAGGAGGATATTGTTCACCAAGCAGGCATGCTGAAGAGGAACTGCTTTGCATCTGTGTTTGAGAAGTACTTTAAGTTCCAGGAGGAGggcaaagagggagagaagagggCAGTGGTCCATTACCGTGATGATGAGTCTAT GTACTTGGAGGcaaagaaagacagagtgaCAGTGGTTTTCAGCACCGTCTTcaaggatgatgatgatgtcatcatCGGGAAAGTATTTATGCAG gagtttaaggagggtcGGCGAGCAAGTCACACGGCCCCACAGGTGCTGTTTAGTCATAGGGAACCTCCTCTGGAACTGAAAGACACAGATGCTGCTGTGGGCGACAACATTGGTTACATCACATTTG TCCTCTTCCCCCGCCACACCAACGCAAATGCCAGAGACAACACCATCAATCTCATCCACACCTTCAGAGACTACCTGCACTACCACATCAAGTGCTCCAAG GCCTACATTCATACACGCATGAGGGCCAAAACCTcagacttcctgaaggtgcTGAACAGAGCAAGACCTGATGCTGAGAAAAAGGAGATGAAGACCATCTC